In Gossypium arboreum isolate Shixiya-1 chromosome 3, ASM2569848v2, whole genome shotgun sequence, the sequence TACGTCTTCTTACATTGACAATAATTCTCTTACTAATAGAAGGAAGTGTTCAGTCATTTATTAGACAACATTAACTAAAAGACATCATAAGGTTTCACATGAAATGATTCACCCATCATGACACGTGTATGGTCTTGATCGACTCTCTTGCAAGAATGGTTGGAGAAGataaaatgtcaaaagtttggGACTAAAAGACTTCATGCTGCCTATTTTTCATCCAAGTCAACTTTTTTTTTTAGTGCTTTTAGCAAAGCTTTTGTAGAGGCATTATTGGACTGAAATGGCTTTGGGAAATGGGGTGTGGTCACCTTCATTAGGAAAAAAACCTCAAAATGTTGGGGTAAATTAAATCCAGgtcattaataattaataaatttatgttttgatcgttaaattttaaaaatttataaaatagttaatgatctatttgaaagtttttatttaagttattgggttgttaagtttttattttttaagtctAGCTGGCAAGCTCCAACCGACAATTCAACAATCGATATAATGGATTAGTACCTATTaacgagtagaagaacataccttaaatCCAAGTCAATCTGATGATTAATGTCGGAGATTGGAGGAGAAAGCTGTTTGGGTTTTGGTTCGTACATTCATGATGTTTAAAGTCgttttaaggaaaaaaaatgaaTTGTAGAAGAGAACAAGAATAAGAGTTTTCGATTGGTGTAGGCTGTGCGAATAGAGAAGGTCATACAACGATGATTTTAACAgttcagtgacttaaatgaaaactttcaaataattcaatgatcattttgtagatttttaaagttaaatgaccaaaaagtaaacttactaataatttagaaACATTAAGTGTAGTTTACCTATAATCATCAAACGAGGAAGAGAAGGAGTTTGTTTAATgtattgaaaataataaataaaattatcaaatttattttatattggtGAGGGATTTTCGACTCTTTCACTCGGATCTAACGAATCTCTCAACATATTTGATATTATCTTCAATAAAAGTTTTATCTTTCGTCTGTGTTGAAAGTTTGAGTACTTAAAGAGATGATGGTAACAGACTCGCAGAGCGGTAGCACCTCACCCACCAAGGAAATCTCATATTTGCTCTTGATGAGATTTGAACCCATAACCTATAGCATTTAGGGCATTGTAGAATAATATGCTATAACTTAAGTGCATTGTATTGTGACAAGAGGATCTCCTTTAATGAACCCAACATCGTCGTCTCTTTAAGATGCCTCATCAAACACTTGAACCTTTGATGAAAATGAGAGACAAAAACTTTTACCGAAGATAATATCCCAAATCTTcgcaaacttttaaaaaaaaaaattgaaaacccatcgaaaaatataattataaattatattaaaatatgatcaAAAAACCACAAAATGCAATAATGATATGCTAAACAACAGCCATACATTTCCCATTTGTTTTTTGCTTTCCCAATTCACCCAAAATTCCTTGCCATCAAACTTCATGCCTAAATCATTGTGTCGACTCCTCCATGCTTGCTTTACCACGTGCTCCATCAACAACCGAGACAATATATCACTAATTTTCAGGGCAAAAAATATAATTTGTACTATGTATTGAGAGTGGTGTAACTCATCGATCGGGTTTCAACTCatttgaaaattattaaaaaatatataaattcaatttttttaaaccgtcaatttcaccattttaatcaaaacacgatatgatttttatgttaatttttaataaatatatgggCGAAAACGAAGTCAGGGGTAGACAAGATCTTACCTCGCTAAAATGAAATCGAATTTTTATTcggtatattatatataaaaaatagatttaaatttaaatacaCATTATAAgtacaattaattataaaattaaaaaaatccatgtattaaaatataaaactgTGCAAATCAACCTCTTCTATTGTACTGTGTTCATAGGTATCTTTGGTATCTAGGAATAAGCAAAAGTATTGAAGGTCTATTTCTAAATGTCAGATTGTGGATTGATAGAATAATTAAAAGCCTCTAATTAGCTGACTAATTACATGGGACTtagttattaattaattaattaattaatccctGGATGCTTTTGCTGTAAGAAAGTGAACAGAGGAAAAGTCAGCACtggtttaaaataaaataaagtaataatatTGGAAACTCTCTGTCAATTCCTTCTGAAAATGATCCATGGCATGTCTGGACAAAGTATTTTCTTACAGGATAATTATTAGATCCTGTTTGGTGGGTCAATGTAATAAAAAAAgacttaaatttttttatctgGGTTTTGGGAATCTATCTTTTGATGCTTTTAATGGTTTTTAAGAATTAGGGTgggtttttatttttggtttatttcatgttattttgcATGTTGAAATTTTCCTATTTGACAAGCATGTAAGTTAAGCCATTGCAGGCTTACTTTCCCATTGGTAAACAGTTCATCAATTCAATGATATAAGTTTTTAATTCGATTAGTATgagtattattgttaatatagaaGAATGTGGGTTCGAATGTGTTGAAAcgtattatctttttatttacgAATTGAGTAAGGGTTATGGATAATTTTAAACGTTGTGTCAGAAAGAACAAATATAGTCAAaacttatatattatattttttaaaatttgaaggcGATTaaggattatatatatatatattatacacaCTGACCATGAACAGGTAGAAGAGGAGGACCAACTTTTACTAGTGCAAACCAACTACATTAAACCTAGTTGACTTTGTGGATGTCACTGTGGAAGCAAATTCAATGTTATATCTAACCTTGACTTACAttcatggctagggtttcttagaagaatgatatatatatatttatatatatatatattagattatgTGATAATTAGCAGGTAGATATAAGTTATAATTATATCAATAGCTTAAATTAAAATCAATCATTATAAGTATTGTATTGTCATAAGACTACTCATCTGAATAAATTTGAATCAAATCTACACATAATACAAAATACGTGAAAGATAAAATCAATTCAATCACTTGACCTGAAAATCGAATCGGTTTCgacatttgttatttatttatttatttattattattgatatttgagtttTTAATAAGTGATGAAGGAGAATAAATTGGCTGCCACAATTCATTCAAGGGTGATAACATATTGGACCACGAAGTCATATTGTTGGTCCAATTCCTAGCAATGAGAGCCCACGGGTTCAACTGATTTGGACCTCTCCAATTTGACATTCACTCAAAAggctttttaaatatatattttttaagtaGACCTGTTCGAAAGTCGGgttattcttatatttgtatgctTGATTGATATTTGACGATGTTTAAACAATAATATTTTGTTCGACAAAACAAGTTTAGAAGAAAACAATAGATTGGTTTAAATACGGGTTAGGATTTTTCTTTAAAGattaatacatatatttttaaaacaattatttaatttataaaaattagataAACTAGCAATTTAAATGATAAATGCAATACATATAAACTTAATCATGTTCAGCTCGGTTCGAAGGCTTATCTGAAAGGTGAAAGAGTTTGGAAAAAAATATAGACTTGAAAATAGGCTTGGAAAAAGTAAGGCCTATTTTTAATTGGATCAAGTCCCAAGTAAGCTTTTTTGCTTGGGCTCAACTCGAcctaaatttgtaaaaaaaactaCTGTTGTTTGTTTACTGTTTTGCCAttgttttttttaattgttttgttatattttcgttattatattattattattttattgttattgtttaaatattgtataagtcttgttttattattaattttgacactattttagagatatttgcttgttaaattgtatatattttagtgTCATTTacgtataattttttaaaatttttttcatttgttgggaaatatttattttaatatttttagtgtatttggtgtattatatttttaaaattatttttatacaaaaataatttaaaatttttaatactgAGCAGTCAAATGGGCTtaggttttaacatttttatccggATTGaacttggataaaattttaatctcATTTTTAGGTCTGTCCCAGACCTAAATTTTTACTTGACCCAACCCAAACCAACGCAGCCCATTATCAACTCTAATTAcatattcatatttatttatataatatatatatatatttaattatttccaATAATCTTATTTAAATATAGTTTAACAATACAGAGTAATATATTTCTTTAGCTTTTCTCCAAATCTGAATAAATATTTTACTGCTTTTGATTAATTTcctccttttattaatctcctcCATTCAAAAACCCTTTCTATTTTTAGTCccccaaaaataaaatattttcccTATTTCTCCCATTTCCTTTACTTCTTCAATGGCCCCTTTTTCATCTTTGATTCTTGTAGAAGAATTCAATtcatcaccaccaccaccaccatcacCATCAAAGCTTTCTATTTCATTCCATTAATTTTAATTCAAAGCTCACATTTTTTCCCCAATCATACCTTTCTTTAAATACCcttttttttctgattttttctgggattttaaaattcttttattgttattttattttgcatgcatttttCTCTTTCGTGGGTTTTCATTGTTTTTGGGTTTTAGCTAAAAAaaattcttcctttttttttgtttttatttaaaaaagatCAGTATATTTTTTTGCTACCCTTGATTATGGGTATGGATTCGAAAAGTGGACAGGAAGGTGGTGGTGATGGTGGTATCAATATACCAAAGGAATCAGATGAGAATTCAAAGATGAAGGGGGCCATTAATACTAAAGATATGATGTTCAGAGCTgataaaattgatttaaaaagcTTGGATATGCAACTTGAGAAGCACCTCAACCTGGTTTGGTCCAAGAACATTGAGAAACAAAGGCCTGTAGAGGAATGGGAGGTTGATTTGtctaagatagatttaaggtaTGTCATAGCTCATGGCACCTATGGTACCGTCTATCGTGCAACCTATGATAATAAAGATGTTGCAGGTACTATTTCCCTCTTTTGGTCActgttttaatttcatttattatcTAGAAATGATACGGAACTCATTGCATTGTGATGTTGAATGTTGTAGTCAAGGTGTTGGACTGGGGAGGTGGTAATGCTGCACCGGCTGAAACCACTGCGATGCAAGCGGCATTTAAGCAAGAGGTTGCCGTTTGGAATAAGCTCGATCATCCTAATGTTACGAAGGTTTGATTTTTCTTCTACTTTGTATGTTTAGTTATTGGCATTGTAGAGAAAGCCTTAATGTAAGTAGTGGGATTTGTTCAATGCATTTGTTTACAGTTTGTAGGAGCTTCAATGGGAACTTCAAACCTTATGATACCGTCGGCCGATGGTCACGATTCCTTTCCTTCTAGAGCTTGCTGTGTTGTTGTGGAGTACCTCCCCGGTGGCACGTTGAAGCAATACTTGATACGAAATCGGCGAAAGAAACTCGCCTTGAAGGTTGTCATTCAACTTGCTTTGGACCTCTCTAGAGGGTAAGTGAATGCCTTTTATCCTCTGTTTTACGAGAACTTCAGCAATGATGATCATACTTGTTCCGAATTCGCAGACTAAGCTACCTGCATACAAGAAAGATCGTACACCGTGATGTCAAAACCGAAAACTTGTTACTAGATGCTCACAGAAATGTCAAGATCGCCGATTTCGGGGTTGCTCGTGTTGAAGCTTGGAATCCAAGTGACATGACTGGTGAAACTGGAACTCTAGGATACATGGCCCCAGAGGTATGCTTTTAAACCATAACCAATGCTTTTTATTTTGTACTCGCATCTATGTTCGAGTAACATAATCTCGTTATGTAGGTGCTTAATGGTAAGCCCTACAACAGAAAGTGCGATGTCTACAGCTTCGGCATTTGCTTGTGGGAAATTTATTGCTGCGATATGCCTTTCTCCGATCTTAGCTTTGTCCAAGTGTCGTCCGCAGTTGTTCAAGAGGTTAGTCTGCATGTTATATGAATTGTCACGTGTTCATGCATGTATGAAACTAGCttcaaccctaggggtaaaatgtgTGTAGTCATTGTGCATGTGCTCGTTACTATAAGTACCATCACCATTGTGGGAGTTAAAACTCGACATGGTCGTTTATCGGCAGAATCTAAGGCCGGCAATCCCGCGGTGTTGCCCGAGTTCGTTAGCAAACATCATGCGGAAATGCTGGGATGCGAATCCAAAGAACCGTCCCGAAATGGAAGATGTAGTGAGGATGCTGGAAGCAGTGAATACAAGCAAAGGCGGGGGGATGATACCGGAGGACAAGGCACCAAGTTGCTTCTGTCTCGCCCCTCGTGGTCCATGACCATGAAACAATGTAAATTTTGGGCTATTCTCTTGTAATTTCCCcacttaataaattttttattcaatttttcatTACAATTAGTTGTAATTGTGAATAATTTACTAAGTTATTGATTTATTTAAATCGCATGGAAaggatcaaaataaataaattaaaataacataTTATGAATAAACAAGGGTTTGTGCTAGTTTTTAATGTATCTGGGTTGGAAACAGGGTAGATTTTTTTTGGTTAGGGTCAAGAAATttgatctaaaaatataaaaattcagaTTCATTCGGCTTACAGTTCACAATTTAATCATAGTTTAGAGTAATTTATGATTCAATTGAGTTTTCTCTTTATTCTAGATTAATATGTTgataaaatttatgttttgttCGGTCGATCTAGTCCAATTTCAACAATATTGATTCATATAGCTTTACATTGAGTAGAGGCAGCTACGATGTTCCACCCGATCCAAACTATATAAGCACTCTCACCTCAAGAAAAGGCAAGCTCGCTTGCTCTTTCTCATTCTACACACTCAACCTTCTCCTTTTCCTATCGATCATCTCCTCCCTTTGCTTCTTAAGAAGCTTTACTTCTCACCACCCATACCATATAGCTCTCCATCTAATAGAGTGAACCGTCTTCTACCATCACTACGATCTCCTCCACATCACTTCTTCTACCGTCAACGTTTTAaggatattaaaatataaaaattatacataTAACAAGAATAACAACAAAACTTCTTTTTCaaaatatttgaattgaaattgaattttagaATTGAATACCACCTTCGATCCAAACTAACGTAGATGACACTATAGGGAAAAACCCtcatcttttaaatttatttcaatGACATGACAGCATGCACTTATGTTTTGTAACCTTCATTTTCACTTCAATCCCATGTTTTCTTGCCATATGTCATTCCATTTCGGTTGATTAGGTGCTTCTCAAATTGACAGACATTACTGTTTTTAAGAAAAAggcaaattactttttattagtATTGAATAAGGTGATATTTATACAATAAAATACAATCACCACTTTAGTATAAATTTGTAAGtaaatattttattctaaatttaaCACGTGTTTGTACGATGATGATTTACATATGTGATATTGTGCGAATTCACATCATTTTTTCTcgtattatctattttaattaaTACAAATTTAAGTTTCGCTCTATCATACTTAATTTTGATGATAGCTTAATAATTATCCCCAAATTAAGCTACTACAAAGTAAAAAAATTGAAAGTACAGTCATGGATAAGGTTTAAATCCAGTTTatccaataaaataaaaattaaaatacgaGTTTAATAAGTATCCATTAAGCTATTAGCTAGGGTTTTCTTACACGACAAGTGCCTTgggtgctatatatatatatataattggattAATTGCAATGGAAGAAATAAAACATGGGCAATGGCACCTAGTGTGTTGttagcattcttttttttttttccttcatacATACGCAATTAATACATATGCTAAAGTGTGATATTATTATCTGTCATGACACATCTGAATCCTTGTtagtcgaatcgaatcgaatcgaatctagtaaaattatttgagttaaattaaaaaaattaaatatgtcaaattaaaatcttattataatATAACTAATTCCATGTTAGAGCATATAAATTTGGAACCATATATATTCAaaactttttcaaagcaaaataagatACTTCAAGATGATAacttgaattattaattaatttatttagattccaaaattattattttataaaaattttaaaattttatattatttagaaatttttagaaaatataaaattgaaatttttataaatattttgaatttttttttgtaatttttgttgagagaaactattttgtttattttaaaaattgacaGAGACGAAATTGGCATTTACAGGGGCAAAGTTAGAAAATTTCGTTAGGAGGCCaatattaaattgtaatttttaaaggattaaatcaacttttttatcatttttaggaggccaaagtgtaattttatctctactaatttaaaattttaaaaattttaacaggccaaaatagaaaatttttcgtTTTAAGGGGTTGGGCCCTGCCAATCCCCTTAGATTCACCTCTGGGTATTTTTTATACCAAACAGTTTTccgaattgtaaaattcaactcgactcaaGCTCCAAACttgaaactcaaaattcaaatttattttcattctttttttcaAATCAATTCGAATTTCACCGATGAAAGGAAGAGTGTGATTAAGCCGGTTTCACATCCCTTTCCTTtacttcaatatatatatatatatataaaaatattgtaATTTTATACGAAAACTTGATTCTATTAACAAATAAAGAAAACagcataattaaaaataaataaattccgATTTGTTTAATCCACAGATTAGTTTATCTATctaattattttctaaaaatatacATTAGTGATCCATGTAGGACACAAGGTATATAATTTGGGATaagatctaaaaaaaaaaaaaaaaagagttgcaGCAACATAAATGGCTGGATTTGATACTTGTTTTGTTGGGTAAAGCTAAAACGAACATGTTCCATCTCTATATTTTTTAGTTCCATTACATGCTAATATGCTTCCACTCATGTTCTGTCTTCATCATGTCTTTATTATAAAGTTCAAGCCTTTAGGCAATGATAATTTTGTTTGACCCAACTTTATTACACTTAATTtcgatttttcttttaattacagattaaaaataataatttaattccaTAGAATATTTCTTTCCAACTGTATTTTATCATACATCAGGTTAAATTATGTCATTAGTCCTATATTATGTGTAAAGTTATAAATTTAGTCCATATTCACCAATTAAATCGTTCTTAGtagttatatttttaattttaatcttaatATAAATAACGATGTGATAATATATTTGAcacatcaaaatttttaaaaataacagaACTTAAtgattttttagatttttaaattctaaaagtataaggactaaaataaccaaattaaaatacaaGTATTAAATCTATAATTTATGCAAATTATAGGATCTAATAGtaaaattttacataaaaaaatGTTCTCAGAGTCCATAAGAAACAGAACTAGTAAGCAACCATAAaccaatatgaaaaataaaatgaaaaggaaaaacattaataaaaagcaattatgttttttatttattttaattcgaTTTTATCACATGCATATGCGTGtagaaattatattattaaaatagaaatatacgcttaaaaataatatataataaaaaaaaatatatgatttgaaactaataataataacaacacatATGCAATATGTACGgaatcaaaatgaaaaaattagattaaattagtTTATATATCTATTAACCATGTGTTCAATCTAGAGGTAATCATGGGTCAGTATTCATACCATAAAGAGTATGTAGAGGTATAAAACGACAAATACACCATCAAGATAATAATAGTAATCATTTAATAGAAAGGGTATATTAGTCTTTTCCCAACTGATCTCAAGACTCGGTTAACCTATGAAACATCTCACTAACAGTTTAAATAATTGTATAGATATTTTACATAATTCATAGTATTTATTCATCATAATTATTTAAAGTgttgtttgataaattaaaaaattaagtgCCTCGTTGAAAAATTAAGTATTAAGAATTTAAGTTATAAAtctatttgatatattatttaaaattaattacttaaatataattagattgtttgataaatatgtatttaaattattaaaatatatatcttACATTGTATCattatttttaaacatttcatattattctaaaataaaagttaaatacTCAACGTAAAATTTTTATAGTATAATAtaggattaaaataaataaattaaattaaaaatatttttctttaattaataagTAGCTATTATCTATTTATCATTTTCctatttttaaaatagaaaaatcttttaaattgtttttattttgaattattaaatatatgtaaaatgttaaataattaagtcataataaaaatataatttaataaggaTATAAAGCataattttaaatcaaataaaatattttcaaatattattttttatatttttaatggtTATTTTACCATTTATTTTCGAAATTTATGGTTATCCCTATCAACAATGTCACTTCCAAGATTTGAACtccattctttcattgaaatttaaggtttttttttaggaatttgactctataattttaaaaaattataaaaatgacccAATTTCAATATTAATTATGGGAATGACTTGATTTTTACAGTAGAGTTGAGTGCCGCAACTTTCCCAGGTGGCACCACCCAAAAGatccaaaaaaaaaacaattttttagTGTCGCCTAACAAATTAGTGACACCAGACTAAAGCGTATAGGGGTAAAACGTTCAAGGACTCTCATGCAATACTCTTTTTCAAAGTCAATCTAAAAAAGGTAATTACTTTATCAGGTACCTAAACGTTTTGCCCTAACACGCTTCAGTCCGATGTTGCCAATTTGTTAGCCAGTACCAAAAatgttattttctttttaaatttttagagtAGTGCCGCCTAGAAAAGTGGCAACTCTGATGTGGTAAAGAGGTCATTCTCATAATTAATcttgaaattaaattattttataatttttaaatttacaaattcaAATTCTTAAAAAATCGAAATCTAAAATGCCACTCAACATTTGtggataatattaaaaatttaataaatgatagaaacaaaattttattttaaaataataggatataataaataataaaaaatatttttatgggTTGAAAGCACTCCCAAggagaaatttgtaaattaacaAGAAACCTTGCAACTATAAAATGGTTACGTGTGTATTCTTACGACGAATGCAAAGTTAAAGCAATCGCCACCTTCACTTCCTTTATTCTTCTTCTAATCTCTTTGAAAAAGCTTTAATTGCCAGAGCTTAGCTCTCTTAATTTCTTTTACCGGAAATGGGATTGGAAGGCGTGGAACCGTCGTCGTTTATGGCAGATTTTCTAGCAGGGTGCGGTGGTTATGCGGTGGTGGACGGTGGGTTGGCCACCGAGCTTGAACGCCATGGTCAAGACCTCAATGATCCTCTATGGAGTGCCAAATGTCTTATCTCTTTTCCCCAACTGGTTCGAAGGGTACTTTCCATTTCCTTCTTTAACTTCGAATGCACGTGTCTCTTCATTACCACGTAGGATTTCTGAAAGAAGTAAACAGAAATTTCTGGTTTTGGTTTAATTGTCGGGGTGATGAAGTATAACACGACAAACAggtttttcccctatttttaaattaaaattattttctttgtttgACGGTGTTCAGCGGCGGaaatttatttttaagtaaaattaatctatatttttataattttaaaaattaaattaaaattttattattttaaaattaaaatataattttatta encodes:
- the LOC108475325 gene encoding serine/threonine-protein kinase STY13-like, whose product is MGMDSKSGQEGGGDGGINIPKESDENSKMKGAINTKDMMFRADKIDLKSLDMQLEKHLNLVWSKNIEKQRPVEEWEVDLSKIDLRYVIAHGTYGTVYRATYDNKDVAVKVLDWGGGNAAPAETTAMQAAFKQEVAVWNKLDHPNVTKFVGASMGTSNLMIPSADGHDSFPSRACCVVVEYLPGGTLKQYLIRNRRKKLALKVVIQLALDLSRGLSYLHTRKIVHRDVKTENLLLDAHRNVKIADFGVARVEAWNPSDMTGETGTLGYMAPEVLNGKPYNRKCDVYSFGICLWEIYCCDMPFSDLSFVQVSSAVVQENLRPAIPRCCPSSLANIMRKCWDANPKNRPEMEDVVRMLEAVNTSKGGGMIPEDKAPSCFCLAPRGP